GTGTGGAGAGGATGCCCAAACTTCAGGGTTTTGAATTTTGGAGCCGCACCCTGGGAGGTGCTCGACATGTGGTGGCACCCATGGTGGACCAGAGTGAGCTGGCTTGGAGACTGCTGAGCCGCCGCCATGGAGCCCAGCTATGCTACACCCCTATGCTGCATGCCCAGGTCTTCGTCAGAGATGCTAACTACCGGAAGGAGAACCTGTACTGTGAAGTGTGCCCTGAGGACAGGCCTCTCATTGTGCAGGTGGGCAGAGGGACCATGGCTACCAGGTAGCAGCCGAGTTCTAGACCCTGTATATGAGGACAGCGTCTCCAAGCTTTCGTACCCAGGTTGAGGGTTGCGGGGCAGGGGGAGGCTGCATTCCTGTATTGACACACAGCTGCTGAGTGAACTTTCCCAAGACTGGGCTCTTTCCTGGGAGCCAGCCTGCGCCCTGGTGAAGGGACGGCTTGGATGATGTGAGGGACTTGAAGCCCCGTTGTCACCGTGATACTTCCTTTCGGTCTTGGTGCCCTTCTGTCTCAGAGCTATCAGTTCTGTGGAACTCTGTGCCCTTGGCTGCTGTTACACATCCGTGTAACATACATGTAATAACTCACGTTCCTAGTGGAACGAGATGCTCCCCGCTTTATCGTATTGTAAATGGGGTCGCCATGGGGCTCCTCACAGGGCAGGGAGGCCTAGGCAGAGAGTCTTAGCCTGATGTGACCATGGATGACTTTCATGTCTTCTTCAGTTCTGTGCCAATGACCCAGAGGTGTTTGTCCAGGCGGGTCTCCTGGCACAAGATTACTGTGATGCCATCGACCTGAATTTGGGCTGCCCACAGATGATAGCCAAGCGAGGTGAGGTCACTCCACAGTCCTGTGTTGACACCTGTCCGGGCCAGGCTTGTTCAGGTGGAGGCTCTGTGTGGGTTCGTGACAGTGGGTCCGAGAGTGACACCGGGCCACCCTTCTCCTCCGCAGGTCACTATGGCGCCTTTCTGCAGGAGGAGTGGGATCTGCTTCAGAGAATGGGTAAGTTGGCTGCGCACCACCATGTCAGCTGGAGCAGCCCCGGAACGTTCTGACAGGGCTCATAATCACACACGTCTTGGCTGGGGCTCAGGCCAGGACGACGGTCATCCCTCTAGGGCTTCCTTTATCTCCCACAGCCCCATGGGGACAGCTAGGTCTGTTGGGTGCTACTTCTCACTGGAAACCAGCACAGGCCGACATCACATGTGAAGACAGGAAAAGGCCAAGAATATGCCCCTAGATCTGCTTTTGGGAAAAGCTAGTATGGTTCTGTGGGCCTGGCATATAGGGACTTTTCCACCTTGGAATAGAACCATGGTTCCCTTAGAAACCACCTTTCTTTCTCAGTTCTGTTGGCTCATGAGAGACTCTCTGTTCCTGTCACGTGCAAAATCCGTGTCTTCCCTGAGATTGACAGGACGGTGAGGTATGCCCAGATGCTGGAGAAGGCCGGCTGTCAGGTGAGGGCCGTGGCTCCCAGGGGTGGTTGCTGGGATTCAGCAGGCAGTCTGGGCTCACATCCACACTGTCTCTCCCTGACAACCTTCCAAGACCAGAGGTGGCTCTTGATCCTCCTGCAGCTTTGGGTGGAGGGTGTGTCCAAGTCATTTTCTGTGGGCTTAACAGTGGGTCCCCCCTgaccccattttttttaagacCCGCTACCTTGGTCTCAGAGCCTCTAAAACTGCCATCCCAGCTCCAGGGTGTTGACTATGGGGAGTAACATTGGGTTTACTACCGTGTCTCAGGCCCTCCAGACATCAGCCATGGCCTTCTTAGGTGAGCTCAGTGTCCATCCTCTCTGGAAGACTAGGCGTAAGCCACAGGGCATTAGACTTGGTACTCTTCCCAGCCCTCCATGTTGAGCCTGGTCAAGTGTGCTCTGAGACATGTAGCTTCTGGAAGAGCGGGAGCCACCCCTCAGCAGCCTGGGGCTCCTTCATGGGGCGGGGCTCTCAAGACCCTGGGGTCCAGGGATAGATCTGGCCCGGATGgccatttttctttcctggatGGAAAGCTGAGGAACTTAAGCAGGTCCTTTGTGATTGGTTTGGGACCTTGGCCTAGAGAATGCTGAACCATGTGTTGATCTGTCCTAGCTCCTGACTGTACATGGGCGCACCAAGGAGCAGAAGGGGCCCATGGCAGGGACAGCCTCCTGGGAGCACATCAAGGCAGTCAGGCAAGTGGATACAGTAGTTTGGGTACAGTCATTGTCCTAGCTCCACACCTTGGTGTGTTCAGCTTTACCTGGTGTCCTATGTCTAGGAGGGAAGGCAGCAATACCATAGCAGGCAAGGTGTCTCAACAGGGTGGAACTTGGTGGCTGGTCTCTGTCCCTCCTGCTAAGCACTGCCCTGGTGTGGTATAGGGTCAggcttctctccctgccccccacagGAAGGCCGTGGGAATCCCTGTGTTTGCAAATGGGAATATCCGGTGCCTGCAGGATGTGGAGCAGTGTATCCAGGACACGGGTGTGCAAGGGGTCATGACTGCAGGTGAGCAATGGATGGCCGTTTAGTGAACAGTGTTCACTGTCCTGCCTGCTCCCTTATAGCTAGCCTGTGACCTGACCaggccttcctccctccccacttcccagagGGCAACCTGCACAACCCTGCCCTCTTTGAGGGCCGGAGCCCTGCCGTGTGGGAGCTGGCTGAGGAGTACCTGGACATTGTGCAGCAACACCCTTGCCCACTGTCCTACGTCCGGGCCCATCTGTTCAAGCTGTGGCACCACACGTGAGTTGCTCCTTGGATAGGAGTTGATAGTCAGTCTTTCTAAGCAATGTCAGTCCTCTGGAGTGCTCTGTGCTCTCCCCAAGACAACCAAGTCTGCTGAGGCTGCTGGCTTGGCAGTGAGGGAGGCCAGAACCTGGGTGGGAAGAAGTTGGTCATGGCTCAGGTGGTGACTGAATGACAGGCATCTTCCTCAGGCTGCAGGTTCATCAGCAACTTCGAGAGGAGCTGGCCAAAGTGAAGACCTTGGAGGGCGTGGCTGCTGTGAGCCAGGCACTAAAGCTTCGGTGTCAGGCAGGTGCAGGGCTGTGGGAGCCCAGCAAGCTCTGTCGTGGGCCAGCAGCTTAGGTCTTTGACGCGTCTTGGGCCTTTGCAGGAGGAcatgtccaggcagcaagaaggAGTGAGGCCACCTGGCAACTTACCTGCCTTCCACTGGATCTGCCAGCCCTACATCAGGCCTGGGTAAGCTACGCCAGCCTGCAGTGTGAATACAAACACGGGGGTGAGCTACGCCAGCCTGcagtgtgaatacacacacaggtGCCCATTGTCACTAAGGCAAGTCCCTGTTctgagtggagggagaggagaggcttTGTGTGGAGAAAGTGCTTTGGGTACTTACCCAAGATCCTTTGGTTCTCTGTGACTTTGTCCTTGGGGTTACTGGGTGGACCCTGGGGCTGGAATTTCCAAAGTTGGGCAGGCTGATCTGTGATCACAGCCTGCCTGGGCTCAGTGGTACGAACCTTGGGCCCCTGAACTTTAGATTTACCCCCTGTATTGTGTGGGCTGCACGTGTGTCCTGTGTCCTATACAGCCCCCTTTGCCCGGGACCACACCTGAGATCGGCCCAACTTGGCAGCAGTGAACTGACCGTATCTTGTTGGTGTGCCCTCTCCTTTCAGGCCCAGGGAAGGGAGCAAGGAGAATAGTGGTGGCCGCAGTAAGCGGgctctggaggaggaagagggcagcCTAGATGGCTTGTCCAAGAACAAGCTGAAGAAGCAGCTGAGGAACCCTCACAAGACCTTTGACCCTTCCCTGAAACGTGAGTGCGGCTCTGTTCAGGCCAGGTTAACTGGTTGACTGTCAGTCCCCTTGTCTTTGTCTTAACTGGAGGTAGGAGCCCGGGTTCAGAAACAGATGCCTAGGGACGTTTGTCCTGTGCCCAGACCAGACTTGGGGTTTGACACTAAGAACATGTGAAAGCTTTTAAATCtcatctgtgtgtgatgtatcAGACAAGGCCACTGTACAAACTCCTTACCTAGGTGCTGTTCAGGTGACCACAGAGGAGTTTGCCTGTGTCAGGGCTTTGGGTTACTAAGGCTATTCTTGGCTTGCTCAATCTTGATCCAAATAGATGGAGCTGAAGGTGGCTAACCTCTCTTATGGTTCCTAGGTGTGCAGCTTTGAGGTCTCAGTCCAGTGCATTGTCCTCTGTGCCCTGGCCATTTCAGCAACTTGGGCTCTCACACTCAGCTGCTCCTTAGGGGTTCAGCAGTCTGGTGGCAGCTGGTAGCTTTGCAAGCCTGGGGAATTTGCAGGAGGGACCTTGGGATATGTCTCAGgctgtaacccaggctgccctggatctCACGGTGTAGTCCACACTGACTCCTCCTCAGCAGCAGTCcacgtgctaggattacaggcgtgagccaccgtACCTGGCTGTACTTTCTCTCACTGGGTGACATGCTAACAGACCTTAGGGCTTTGGAACACTTGGGACTGAATGGGCAGCccatctgcttcctgtttgttccCAGTTGAGACCATGCTCACTCTCCTGTGTCCACCATCTCCTGTCATAACTAGCCACATCCTCCATCCTTACCAATCGGTCACAGCAAGACTTGTAGAGGTGGCAGCCAGTCACCCTGGCTTGCCTCATACTCATCTCATTCAAACAGCTCCTCCTTATTTTCAGCTAAATATGCAAAGTGTGACCAGTGTGGAAATCCAAAGGTGAGCTGGCTCTTCTGTTGCTGTGCAGGTGGGCAGGGCAGTCCCCATGGATGTTGCTGGGGTCTAGGCATGGGTGTTGGCCTCAGTTCACCAGCTTTCTCGTACACAGGGCAACAGATGTGTGTTTAACCTGTGCCGTGGCTGCTGTAAGAAGCGAGCATTCAGAGAGACAGCAGATTGCCCAGGTGAGCAGACGCCTGCTGCACcagcccacccacccccacagcaGTGGGAACCTTGGCTTCCTGACAATcattctcctcttgttctccctgtcagGCCATGGACTGCTTTTTAAGACCAAATTAGAGAAGTCTCTGGCCTGGAAAGAgacccagcctgggctgcaggaaCCTCAGCAGGGGAGGCCCGGAACACCAGGTGGTTTCTCCGAAGTCATGGGTAGTGCCCTGGCCTGAGAGCCAGCAAGGGCCCTCTCTACTCCAGGACAGCCACTGAAGCCTAGACACTCTTAAGGAAATGCCTTTACTCAGGGAATCTCCTACTTGACACAGAAGGACAGTTGGTGTCTTCAGGCACCTTGGCTGAACTTGCCCCTTTCCCACAACCTGTTTCCAGGACTGAACAATAAACCATTTCAGAGATTCGTTTGCAGAGATCTAATACTGGCCAATGGCTGCTGCTTCCAGCCCACACCCAAGGAGGCTGCTCTTCTGGCTCAGCGGACCTTGGGAGCCAGGAAAGCAGTGTGAAATGAGTGGGCATGCCCTGCCTTTCCTGAGTGGTCAGAACATCCAGGGGATTGCCCTGGGTGAGATCTTCCAAAGCAGAGAGGAGCAGAGCCTGGGGCAGTGATCAATCTGTACTTTAATGGCTACACGGCTGCAGTCAGAACTACATGGACAGGAGGGTTTCGGGGTCCCCTACCTGGGCATTGCACAGTCTGTTTCACTGGACAGAAACCTAGAGTCAGGCCTGAGTGACCATAGTGGGCAGCTTGCCTACCACAGCAGAGAGAACCTCAGAGTGGAAGGCCAGTGAACTGGCATCCAAGCGGCCAGGCTGCTCTAATGAACCACACATAATCTGGAGCCTCCTCTGAGGAAAGCAGGCAAGAGGCCCAGGTGCTGCTTCCATGGGCTGGGCAGGAGTGCGGACCGGTCTCTGCAGGTCGGGATGCCTTTCACATGTTGGTGCTCATCCGTGACTGGCTGTTGGCTGGCGTCAGCTCCCCTTGGCTCCCTTCTCTAGGCGGAGACTGCAGTGGACAGAGGGGTCAGTGGAAGCTGTGTGAGTGCTGCCCGTTCCTCACCCCAGCTGCTCACCTTGACATGGATCTGGTTGCGCAGCACAGCTGCCCTCAGAATCATGGCCTTGGCACGTCGCTGGAACTCCTTGCCCATCAGCAGGGACTTCTCAAAGGTGGTGCTGCGCTGATCCACATCTCGAGCATACAATATCTGTACAAGTAGGAGAGGAAGTTCAGAATGGCCCAGCAGGTCACGCCCCCAGCAATCCCAGCCCTAACTACGTACCTTGCTGTGTGAATCGATGCGGGCATTAATGAGCCCTTCCAGGATGAGCTGTGTTAGCTCATCCTCCAGAGCCGCAACTGTTGTGTTGAAGGCTGCAGCCATCTTGTGCATATCAGCTGACACATAGGGGCTGAAATACTACAGGATGGAGGCCACAAGCTGTCCACTGTCCCCAGtgtctgcaccccaccccacacagccTCTGACTGCCACAAGCTGTCCACTGTCCCCAGTGTCTGCACCCCACACAGCCTCTAActgccactcccctcccccacttactTGGATGAGAGCCCGGTTGCGAATCTGGGTATACAGCGTCCGGACATGGGGGGCCAGGTACATGTCCAAGAGCAGGTTGTCCTGCAGAGGAGAACTGGTCAGTGACCTGAGGCACAGGCTAGCCCAGTCACAGTGCAACTGTTCCTGTCTCCTACCTTCATCTCGTCCAACATCTTCAGGCATGAGGCGTACTTGGACTCATAGAATTTGAAGATGATGTCTCTGACCtgtggctccagctccaggaacagCTTGAAGGAGCTGAGGATACCAGAGTGCTCAGCTAAGAAGGGACTAAGGGCCTGACCCTGGGCAGGAACAGGAGGTAGGAGCCACCACCCAAATTACCTGCTGGAGATGACATTGCGTTGCAGCTCCTGACGGTCAAAAGTGGCTAAGGCACACAGGCCACCATAGACAGCCACATTGCTGGGGGACAGCAGctgaaggcagaaggggaggtgAGGCCAGAGACCTAGGGTCCTGGGTCACGGGTGCACACACCAAGGAGGAAGCCCAGAGCTGGGGCCTGGCCTTCCTACTACCCACTCAGACATGCTTAGACCTCATTCAGGAGAGGTTACCTCAATCCATGAGCCCTCACTTCCTCTTATGGACCTGGACAAGCTCAAGAGTCCTACATGTGCCTCCTCACCTCTGGGAAGTCGCAGTGATCAAAAGAAGCCAGAAGGAAGCACTTCGCAGCTTGCTTATACTTTCGTGCAGCCAGCTCAGCCAGGCCTAGAGGGACCAGGCAGGAGACAGTGAAGACAGGCTATTAGAGGAGGCTACTGGAGCCCTAAGAGACTGGTCATCAGTGGACAGCCCACTGGCCTCCTGCCCTCAGTATCCCTCAGTTTGTTAGTAACAGCATCTAACTGGAGACATTCCTGTAAGTATGTCTGCAGGAAAGCCTCAAATGCCGTAACATACAGCCAGGCTTGGAAACCAGCTCATCTACTTTCCCACACCCCACCGGCTTCTCTGcctgaacacagacacacacggaagCCCTGGAGCCTGCCAGTACTGTACCTCTAGCTATTTCCCCAAGGTTACAAGGGCTTGAGGTGGCCGGAAGCCTCACCTGCAGCACACTTGAGCTTGGTGAGGATGGCCTGGGTCTGGCTGTCCCGCTCTCCACGCTGCTACAGGGGAAGGCAGCAAATATGAGAGGCCCTACCCTGCCCTCCTTGTTCAAGGGGCTCTGCTCCCTGTCCCCCAGCCTACCCAGGGAAGGGTCAAGAGCAAACTCAAACGGAGGTTGAGGCTAGGAATGGGTATGGGGGCTACCAGGGGGCCCCATGGTGGTGGATCTTACCTCAGCAATCTCTGGAGTAGACTCAGCCTTGCTGACATAGCTTAACACATGAGACCAATTTTGCAAGTAGACACTGACCTGGCAGATGAGTAGGCAAGGCCAAGCTAAGTCTGGTGGCCTCTCCGGGCCCTCCATGCCTACCCACTGTCCCCTAGGTCACCTTGATGACGTTGAGGCACATGTTGATGACATGCTTAGCACTGGTACAGTAATCCCGGGCTCGTGAGTAACATTTGAGGGCATTGCTGAGGTCCCCGCAGTCCAGGTAGTGATCACCCAGGTCGTCATGGCCGCGCCTATAGGCCCGGGAGTGAGTGGATACTGGTAGAGGAGCCAGCCAGGCCCAGCTGCACAGCCTCCCCTGCCCAGAGCAGGCCGCACCTGATGCTCTCTTTGATGGAGTTGCCCTTGTAATTCTTCAAGTCTGTGTCCAGCTTCTCCAGTTTCAACAGGGCCTTCTTCCGAGTGGCCTCCACCCAGGCTGTATCCAGGGGTGGGGGCTCTACTCCACTCTCAGGAACGGCATCAGGTGCGTTCTGCAGCTCCCTGAAGGATAACCTAGCCATGAGGACAGCGACAACCACAAGAaccagggaggaaggggagaagacatAACAAGCCACAGGCTGGTCTTCAAGAGGCCTTTGTTTTGCCCCACCCAAAGAAGCCCACCCGCACCAGGGGCCCTTTACAGAGACATTTCCTGACCTAGGAGCCCATAGTCAGATAGGGAAGTTTTAATGGAGGATAAAGGgttttgacccccccccccttttttttttcggGGGTAAGAGAAGGACAGCTACACCAGGTTCTGAAGAATTAGGATCCTAGCTGTGTACACACAGGCaaaggaagccaggagagagagaacagggccTGCTACCACCTCCCTGCCACAGGACTTAACTACAGGGTACTGCTACACCACAGGACTTAACGTGTGCAGGGTACTGCTACACCACAGGTAGGATGCTGGGCATGACGGGCACAGAATGTGGTGGTCACTTGCCCCCTCCAGGGCCTTACCTGGTAGCCTCAGAGAGCTTCCGGTGGATCTCTTCATACATATCCACATTGAAGGTCCTCTGTACGAAGGACAGGGCCATTTTCAAGGCCTCGACCCGCAGTGGAGGACACCGGTCAGCAATGAACTGCAGCCGCTCAATGCGCATCAGGCCGCTGTAGCTGGCTGCATACTGCTCCaggtcctgggggggggggatgggggagtAGGTAAGCAAGGACCTGACAGCCTGAGCACGGATACCAAACCTTCCCTTAGGCCTACAGAACTGACTGCTGTCCCAGATTCTGGGAAGAGGCCACTGGTGTGGATTAAGGACCTTCGGGTCCAGCTCTGCACTGGAAAGCAGGAACACAGGCACACCCGCCAAGTGATGGAAGTTGGGGTGAGAACAGATAAAAAAAGTGTGTTGGCTAGAAACAGACTTTAACGGAGGTGTTCCCACTAAGACGGTGCCGAGTCTTAAAACTGCCTGAGAAGCTAACACAGGCGGGCACATGAAAACCCAGTTTCGTGGCTCCGAAAGATCTCATTAAAGTGGCTGCTAGGCGTTGCCATCTCCCAAAACTATCCACTACAGTGGAGAGTCTGATTGGACCCCTCAACAGACCCAAGTGACGGTAGTCCTCCCCGCACAAAGATCCGTACCAAGGTGGGGTTCTCCACCACGTAGTTGACATCAGGTGCGTTCTGGGGGTCTTCCTGGGGATCGACATCAATCTGCATAGGTTCCACAGCCCCCTGCAATACAGAAAAAGCTCCCTGACACACAGCACCGGGGAGAGCAGGGACGTCCTAAGGCACAACTGCCCTGGGCTCCCTCGGGCATTGGTGGCCAAGCGCCCCCCTCTGCTCTCCCACACTGGTGTGGGTCACAGTTCTCTGACAGATTATGAAGCCTCCAGGCCACAGATAATAAAACTGACTGACACCCTctctgcagaggtcaggagagccACAGCAGGCCGGCCACGGTGCGGAAGAGGCGCCAGGGCCTCGGGCGACGCCGAGGGCCGCCTCCCGCAGGCAGGGCGCCCGGTACCTCGGAGAGCAGCGTGCAGGCCGAGAGACTGGCGCTCAGGCTGTAGTCGCCCGACGTCCCGGGCCGCAAGTCCGACCTGCTGTGCGCAGGGCTGCGGCTCAGGTCGGACGCCGACGACGACGCGGAGCTGGGCGCCGGGCTGCCCCGCATCCTGACCGCTCCCGGGCCGCCAGCGCCCGCACGGAGAAGCGTTGGCGCGcgaggcgggggcggggcgggggccggAGCCCAGGGCGGCCCGCGAGGCTGGCGGGGCTCGCGCGCCCAGGCCTGCGCCGCGAGCCCCGCCCCGCCCGCCGCGAGCCCCGCCCACCGAGCCCGACTCGGGCCGCACAGCCGCGCGGCGAGCGCAGCCGCCAACCCCTACCTGCAGGTTAAACACCTGAACCGGCAGCGGCATCTTCCACCCCCGGCGCCGCAGAGCGACGTTCACTTCCGGGGCGGCGCGGCCGTCAGTTCCGGGTCGCGGCTCTGGGCGGGGCGCTGGTCGCTCTTAAAGGGGCCGCCTCACTCTCAGGCGGGCGCCCAGCGCCCGGGCCGGGGCGAGCGTATGAACCGTGTGCGGGGTCTGCTGTGCCGGGCCTGCCTCGCGCTGGCCGCGGTCCTGGCTgtcttgctgctgctgccgctgccccTGCCCCGCGCGCCCGCACCGGACCCCGGCCGGATCCCGACTCCCGGTCTGTCTCTCGAGGTCTCCCGCCTGCAGCCCGACGATATCTTCATCGCAGTCAAGACCACTCGGAAGAACCACAGCCCGCGCCTGCGGCTGCTGCTGCGCACCTGGATCTCACGAGCCCCGCGGCAGGTGCGCACCCCGCCCCTGCCTCGCGGGTCCGGGGTCCCGGGCTGGACTCCCCTGCCCGCACCCCTGCTCCCGGGCTGAACTCTCTGCCCGCACCTCTGTCCCGGGGTGGCCCCCCTCCCCGCACCTCTGGTCCCTGGCTGGACCCCCCTGCCCGCACCTCTGGTCCCGGGATGgacctccctctcctcccctccccctctggtCCCGGGCTGGATCCCCCTGCCCGCACCTCTGGTCCCTGGCTGGAACCCCCTGCCCGCACCTCTGGTCCCTGGCTGGAACCCCCTGCCCGCACCTCTGGTCCCAGGCCGGCCCCCTCCCCGCACCTCTGGTCCCGGGGTCCCCGCGCCTGCTCCCAGACCTACTCACTGGGTCCTCTGGTGCCTCATGGTGTTTTCTCCTTCAGACGTTCATCTTCACTGATGGAGAGGACCCTGAGCTCCAGCTGCTGGCAGGTGAGATGCCCCCCCCTGGACTGAGTTGTAGCTACAGGGGCAATTGTGTTCCTGTGTCAGGCACCTGGCTGGGTTCTCAGAGCTAGTGGAGGGCAGAGCCGGGATGGGATGCCCATCCATAGCCAGTCCACCTTCCAGTGCCCATCCTTCGGGCCATCAGCTCCTCACCCCGTCCCTGGCACCCATTTTCCTTGAGGAAGCCCCGTCGGCAGTCACCTGTTCCCACCTGGGCTGTTCTAAGTGTGGTTGGGCTGCAGTCTAAACCAGGAGGCAAGCTGAAAGTCAACCCTGAAATTTCCCATTTCCAACCGTGCAGGTGGCCGCCTGATCAACACCAATTGCTCGGCCGTGCGCACGCGCCAAGCTCTGTGCTGTAAAATGTCGGTGGAATACGATAAGTTCATTGAATCCGGACGGAAGTAAGTACCTCACCCCTCAGAGAACCCAGGGCTGAGCGTGCTGGAGGCTCTCACCCAAACGGGGGGCCTCAGTGCATAGACCTCTCCCTCCACCTGCAGATGGTTCTGCCACGTGGATGACGACAACTACGTGAACCCCGAAAGCCTGCTGCACCtgctttccaccttctcttccaaCCAGGACGTCTACCTGGGGCGACCTAGTTTGGACCACCCCATCGAGGCCACCGAGAGAGTCCAGGGTGGTGGCGCCGTGAGTGCTGGGGCCAGCATCCTCCCCCAGGTTGACCTAGCGAAAGCTGCAGGAGCTGAGACTGGGCTAAGACAGGCATGGGCCGGGTGGCCTAGTTCCAGGCCCTTGGAGCTAGCAGACCAAGCATAGTGATAAACAAGGGTCCAGAGACCACGGTGACTTGTTCGGACCTGTGCCCTCTGCAGACTCTCCTGTACGGTGGCCCA
The Microtus pennsylvanicus isolate mMicPen1 chromosome 11, mMicPen1.hap1, whole genome shotgun sequence genome window above contains:
- the Dus1l gene encoding tRNA-dihydrouridine(16/17) synthase [NAD(P)(+)]-like, translating into MRGVERMPKLQGFEFWSRTLGGARHVVAPMVDQSELAWRLLSRRHGAQLCYTPMLHAQVFVRDANYRKENLYCEVCPEDRPLIVQFCANDPEVFVQAGLLAQDYCDAIDLNLGCPQMIAKRGHYGAFLQEEWDLLQRMVLLAHERLSVPVTCKIRVFPEIDRTVRYAQMLEKAGCQLLTVHGRTKEQKGPMAGTASWEHIKAVRQAVGIPVFANGNIRCLQDVEQCIQDTGVQGVMTAEGNLHNPALFEGRSPAVWELAEEYLDIVQQHPCPLSYVRAHLFKLWHHTLQVHQQLREELAKVKTLEGVAAVSQALKLRCQEDMSRQQEGVRPPGNLPAFHWICQPYIRPGPREGSKENSGGRSKRALEEEEGSLDGLSKNKLKKQLRNPHKTFDPSLKPKYAKCDQCGNPKGNRCVFNLCRGCCKKRAFRETADCPGHGLLFKTKLEKSLAWKETQPGLQEPQQGRPGTPGGFSEVMGSALA